In Rana temporaria chromosome 3, aRanTem1.1, whole genome shotgun sequence, a single window of DNA contains:
- the LOC120933596 gene encoding zona pellucida sperm-binding protein 3-like isoform X2 codes for MGLGVRSYCSWLLLLALVYGPGFGCSGDGALVRHRRQSDWWRNNQRVVPGQSQRSSRGGSGGTNAVYGFGASRGGAQRGSTGGRAGGMLRQQPQTVISSSSPISVQCEEDRMVVSVMMDFYGNGKLVKSSDLSLGPQGCKPNTQSADEVIFQISLQDCGNTVQMMQDWVIYATNLTYSPTSSIPIIRTNPAVVPIMCYYYRHANVSSKAIEPTWVPFSTTVSIEERLSFSLRLMTEDWSGPRSSPIYQLGDILYIEASVDTQNHVGLILYVDRCVTTISPDPTSSPNYGLIEENGCLVDGMQDDSSSAFITPRVEPDKLQFTVDAFRFLGNDASLIYITCYLRAATTTQVPDAMNKACSYSKATQSWSAVEGPSGICQCCGTGTCSNPTALVSGGRGRFGRPRGKRDVLDEEGQTVTTLGPLLVIGPSQRNVAAAVTREESAPAELWVLVAVGCLSLLVVMVCSVFIGKSLKKPHYVLSVKK; via the exons ATGGGTCTAGGAGTGAGGAGCTACTGTAGTTGGCTGTTGCTTTTGGCCCTGGTTTATGGTCCAGGGTTTGGATGTAGTGGGGATGGAGCCTTGGTGAGACATAGGCGCCAATCAGACTGGTGGAGGAATAACCAGCGGGTTGTACCTGGCCAGAGCCAGCGGTCTTCTAGAGGGGGTTCTGGAGGGACTAATGCAGTATATGGGTTTGGGGCTTCTAGAGGTGGGGCTCAGAGGGGTTCAACAGGTGGACGTGCTGGTGGGATGCTCCGCCAGCAGCCCCAGACTGTAATTTCATCTAgttcccccatcagtgtccagtGTGAAGAGGACCGCATGGTGGTCAGTGTCATGATGGATTTTTATGGGAATGGAAAGCTGGTGAAATCTTCTGATCTGAGCCTGGGACCCCAAGGCTGCAAGCCGAACACCCAAAGTGCTGATGAAGTTATCTTCCAGATTAGTCTCCAGGACTGTGGCAACACTGTGCAG ATGATGCAAGACTGGGTGATCTATGCTACCAACTTGACCTACAGCCCAACCTCCTCCATTCCAATCATCAGAACCAACCCAGCCGTGGTCCCCATAATGTGCTACTACTACCG GCATGCCAATGTAAGCAGCAAAGCCATTGAGCCAACATGGGTTCCGTTCAGCACCACAGTGTCCATAGAAGAGAGGCTGTCCTTCTCCTTGAGGCTAATGACTG AGGACTGGAGTGGCCCTAGAAGTTCTCCCATCTATCAGCTTGGAGATATTCTCTACATAGAGGCCTCTGTGGACACTCAGAACCACGTTGGACTGATCCTGTATGTTGACCGATGTGTGACCACCATATCTCCTGATCCCACCTCTTCTCCTAATTATGGCCTCATTGAAGAAAATGG CTGTCTAGTTGATGGAATGCAAGATGACTCCTCTTCAGCCTTCATCACCCCGAGGGTTGAGCCAGACAAGCTCCAGTTCACAGTGGATGCTTTCCGATTTCTAGGAAATGATgcctctctg ATCTACATAACCTGTTACCTGAGAGCTGCTACAACCACCCAGGTCCCTGATGCCATGAACAAGGCCTGTTCCTATAGCAAAGCCACACAAAG TTGGTCTGCAGTTGAGGGCCCCAGCGGTATCTGCCAGTGTTGTGGTACAGGCACCTGCAGCAACCCTACTGCTCTGGTTTCTGGAGGAAGGGGCAGATTTGGAAGACCAAGAGGCAAGAGGGACGTCTTGGATG AAGAGGGACAAACTGTGACCACTCTGGGacctctgcttgtgattggaccTTCACAAAGGAATGTTGCGGCTGCAGTGACGAGGGAAGAGTCTGCCCCTGCGGAGCTCTGGGTGTTGGTGGCTGTCGGATGTCTTAGTCTTCTTGTTGTCATGGTGTGTTCAGTGTTCATTGGGAAATCTCTGAAAAAGCCACATTATGTGCTGTCTGTGAAAAAATAA
- the LOC120933596 gene encoding zona pellucida sperm-binding protein 3-like isoform X1: MGLGVRSYCSWLLLLALVYGPGFGCSGDGALVRHRRQSDWWRNNQRVVPGQSQRSSRGGSGGTNAVYGFGASRGGAQRGSTGGRAGGMLRQQPQTVISSSSPISVQCEEDRMVVSVMMDFYGNGKLVKSSDLSLGPQGCKPNTQSADEVIFQISLQDCGNTVQMMQDWVIYATNLTYSPTSSIPIIRTNPAVVPIMCYYYRHANVSSKAIEPTWVPFSTTVSIEERLSFSLRLMTEDWSGPRSSPIYQLGDILYIEASVDTQNHVGLILYVDRCVTTISPDPTSSPNYGLIEENGCLVDGMQDDSSSAFITPRVEPDKLQFTVDAFRFLGNDASLIYITCYLRAATTTQVPDAMNKACSYSKATQSWSAVEGPSGICQCCGTGTCSNPTALVSGGRGRFGRPRGKRDVLDEPHTEEGQTVTTLGPLLVIGPSQRNVAAAVTREESAPAELWVLVAVGCLSLLVVMVCSVFIGKSLKKPHYVLSVKK; the protein is encoded by the exons ATGGGTCTAGGAGTGAGGAGCTACTGTAGTTGGCTGTTGCTTTTGGCCCTGGTTTATGGTCCAGGGTTTGGATGTAGTGGGGATGGAGCCTTGGTGAGACATAGGCGCCAATCAGACTGGTGGAGGAATAACCAGCGGGTTGTACCTGGCCAGAGCCAGCGGTCTTCTAGAGGGGGTTCTGGAGGGACTAATGCAGTATATGGGTTTGGGGCTTCTAGAGGTGGGGCTCAGAGGGGTTCAACAGGTGGACGTGCTGGTGGGATGCTCCGCCAGCAGCCCCAGACTGTAATTTCATCTAgttcccccatcagtgtccagtGTGAAGAGGACCGCATGGTGGTCAGTGTCATGATGGATTTTTATGGGAATGGAAAGCTGGTGAAATCTTCTGATCTGAGCCTGGGACCCCAAGGCTGCAAGCCGAACACCCAAAGTGCTGATGAAGTTATCTTCCAGATTAGTCTCCAGGACTGTGGCAACACTGTGCAG ATGATGCAAGACTGGGTGATCTATGCTACCAACTTGACCTACAGCCCAACCTCCTCCATTCCAATCATCAGAACCAACCCAGCCGTGGTCCCCATAATGTGCTACTACTACCG GCATGCCAATGTAAGCAGCAAAGCCATTGAGCCAACATGGGTTCCGTTCAGCACCACAGTGTCCATAGAAGAGAGGCTGTCCTTCTCCTTGAGGCTAATGACTG AGGACTGGAGTGGCCCTAGAAGTTCTCCCATCTATCAGCTTGGAGATATTCTCTACATAGAGGCCTCTGTGGACACTCAGAACCACGTTGGACTGATCCTGTATGTTGACCGATGTGTGACCACCATATCTCCTGATCCCACCTCTTCTCCTAATTATGGCCTCATTGAAGAAAATGG CTGTCTAGTTGATGGAATGCAAGATGACTCCTCTTCAGCCTTCATCACCCCGAGGGTTGAGCCAGACAAGCTCCAGTTCACAGTGGATGCTTTCCGATTTCTAGGAAATGATgcctctctg ATCTACATAACCTGTTACCTGAGAGCTGCTACAACCACCCAGGTCCCTGATGCCATGAACAAGGCCTGTTCCTATAGCAAAGCCACACAAAG TTGGTCTGCAGTTGAGGGCCCCAGCGGTATCTGCCAGTGTTGTGGTACAGGCACCTGCAGCAACCCTACTGCTCTGGTTTCTGGAGGAAGGGGCAGATTTGGAAGACCAAGAGGCAAGAGGGACGTCTTGGATG AACCCCACACAGAAGAGGGACAAACTGTGACCACTCTGGGacctctgcttgtgattggaccTTCACAAAGGAATGTTGCGGCTGCAGTGACGAGGGAAGAGTCTGCCCCTGCGGAGCTCTGGGTGTTGGTGGCTGTCGGATGTCTTAGTCTTCTTGTTGTCATGGTGTGTTCAGTGTTCATTGGGAAATCTCTGAAAAAGCCACATTATGTGCTGTCTGTGAAAAAATAA